TTCGGCGCACCTGCCAATGTGAAATACGCCTTCGACTGCTCCTCCTTTACACAATACGTCTTCAAGTTAGCCGGTATTTCGCTGCCGAGATCTTCTTCCGCACAAGCATCGGTCGGCAAGAAAGTGATCAAGAGTAATTTGAGCGTTGGCGACCTTGTGTTCTTCAAGACCAACGGCAGGGGCATCAGCCATGTTGCCATTTATGCCGGAAACAATAAAATACTGCACAGTTCGAGCAGCAAAGGCGTCACGCTCGCCGACATGTCGACGAGCTACTGGAAAAAATCCTTTGTTACCGCGCGCCGCGTCATCAAGTAAACACTTCTATGACAAACCAAGCTCAAAAGCCTACAGGTTAATCCTGTAGGCTTTATTGTTCATCAAATTATTAGCAAAATTTTGTTACTGCAGCAGGCTTTTATGTATCCAGATCGCCGCTTGCGACCCGTCACCCATTGCAATTACCGCCTGTTCAGAATGGACTGCGACATCCCCCGCCGCCCATACATGCTTTACATTCGTCATTTTGGTTCTTGCGTCGACTGGAATGTGCCGGTTATGTGTAAGTTCAACACCCAACTGTCCGGCCAAGGAAGATCTGACTTCGTTTCCTCCGAATGCGATGAAACCGTAATTCCCTTCAATAAAAGTGTCATTCTGAAGGACGGCTCCCTTAAACTGCGTTCCCTGTACGACAGCTTGTTTTATCGGCTCTTCGATATATACGATCTTATGCTTCCTCAATTCCTTGAGAATCTCATCGTCAAACGGTACACGCTCATGGTTAATATAAACCAAATCTCGAGTCCAATAGGTCAGGGTAAGCGCCATCTCCGCTCCGGATTTACCTGCTCCCATGACAATCGTTCGTCTGTTCCTTGTTTCATACCCGTCGCAATCGGGACAAATGAATACGCTTATTCCCAAGCAGGGAACCAGCTCCGGGAACCCAGGGATACGGTCCTTCACTCCGGTGGCTATCAGAAGTCTATGGGCAGAATATTGTTCGCCGTTGTCCGCCGAGATCGAGAAATACCCGTCTGACTTCCCTGCTTCCACAGCGCGGGCGGTCATAAATTCGATTCCCAGTGCTTCGGCTTGCTTTCGGCCGGTCTCGCGTATATAAGGACCGCTTACCCCCTCCGGCCAACCCAGAATGTTATGATAGCTGTTGCAAAGGTTCGATCTTCCGTCTTCGCTATCCAATACCAGAACCTTGCGATGATATCTTCCGAGCTGAATCGCCGCCTGTAAACCGGCGAATCCGCCGCCGACAATAATGCAATCGTAGTTCAGAGCAAATTCCTCCCGCTTCAGATTTCGGCCGGTTTTGATATGTCTCATTATTCCGGTTTCCGTGCCCTTTTAATCAAATTTTAATAACATTTTGCTATGATAGCGGAATGAAGCCTGTGAAGATCGTTAAT
This is a stretch of genomic DNA from Paenibacillus sp. sptzw28. It encodes these proteins:
- a CDS encoding C40 family peptidase, with translation MQKFRILKKFAAISLCTAIGFSAACFGSAAKTEAAVPASTKLIAKGKQYLGVPYKFGAPANVKYAFDCSSFTQYVFKLAGISLPRSSSAQASVGKKVIKSNLSVGDLVFFKTNGRGISHVAIYAGNNKILHSSSSKGVTLADMSTSYWKKSFVTARRVIK
- a CDS encoding NAD(P)/FAD-dependent oxidoreductase; its protein translation is MRHIKTGRNLKREEFALNYDCIIVGGGFAGLQAAIQLGRYHRKVLVLDSEDGRSNLCNSYHNILGWPEGVSGPYIRETGRKQAEALGIEFMTARAVEAGKSDGYFSISADNGEQYSAHRLLIATGVKDRIPGFPELVPCLGISVFICPDCDGYETRNRRTIVMGAGKSGAEMALTLTYWTRDLVYINHERVPFDDEILKELRKHKIVYIEEPIKQAVVQGTQFKGAVLQNDTFIEGNYGFIAFGGNEVRSSLAGQLGVELTHNRHIPVDARTKMTNVKHVWAAGDVAVHSEQAVIAMGDGSQAAIWIHKSLLQ